GTCACCCATGGCACGTCGGCTGGGCACACGCGCACTTGCTTTGCAGGCATTAAAATATCAATTCCGGCGAGGATAGCTTGCTGAAATACGGCCCACTTATCCTCGAAGCTCCCAAGCGAAGCGAATAACAATAGCCAATCAATACCGTTCAGTTATCTCTCTATCGATGGCTTACAACATCTTGATTTTAATGCCAAATTAGATTATTACGATGCAGTTGCTCAAGTAGTAAGTATGAGATCGAAAAATGCGGAGGGTGTTTTCTCAGACTCTCTGGCATTTCATTTAGAAATAGATCATTTTAcatcctcgtttccagggtcctcCCTCTTTCTTGCTTGAGTAAGTTCcttggttgcggctggtcaagTGTCTTTGTATAAATATCGAATCCGCACTGATGGTGGGTCCCACACTTAATTTTATAAACACTAAATTTCAATTCTATCTAGGGGAGGGACAATgcatccagttttttttttttcagcaaccGACGGACGGCAAAGGACTTTCTGCTTCACCACGCAAAAGACGCAAGACAAATAGCATTAGGTTTCTTTTTGAAGTCTCAACCGCACACCGTCGTAACATTACATTGAAGTTATTCGTGAATATTGGATGAAAGCCACAACTATTGGCGAACCTAAAGTAAATAAAAGAGTCATGTTTCCCAGATAATACAGCAAGGAAAATACAAAACCAATACCGTTGCTggatacgaaaaaccaaaaaccctgtgggaaaaatggaaacgtattccccgaaCCAAACACAGTGCCGCAAACACTTCGGGGTATCTACTTGCGTGACAGATGATGTATAAAATTAAAAGCATAAATGAAACTTAACTACAAGTTAGGCCTAGAATGGCTGAGCACTTGAGCATCGGTGTAACGCTGCAAATTTGACTAAGTCATAAGAACCTACAGGAAGCATTGAATTGGCAATCCAGAACAACGCCCAACCAAGTGAGAACTTGCGTTGGTTTCCATTGGGACTTTACCGCATTACGAGCAAAACAACGCTAAAGCAAGTTAGTGTTAACTGAAAAACTACTGATCTTGGTTTCCTTATTGTTAGTTCCGATCTCGCTCCAAAGCCGTcatcgagaaaaaaaaattggaaataccTTTTCTTCTGGACTAAGTCAATAAAGGCTTGagtaattttagaaaaaaaatacagagCGGAGAAGCTGAAAAGCAAAATTACAAACTGAACATATTTGAACTTTTCGGTCTCCAAAAACGCAGGAGAAAGCTAGGAATTTTTTTAGGGTCAGGGAAAATTTCTATGTCACAGTGGATAAATAATCAGACTTGAGGTcacaaaactaacaaaaaaaatcttagAAACGATCTTCAGGGCTGTGGAAATATCTTCACACCAGTTATATTTgcttaaaagacaaaaaataacgTGCCTCAAATCAAGTATAAATATTTTCTACCCGAGATTTGCAAAGAAACGGAAAAGGGGATTAATAATCTCAGGTGGGCAAAAAAAAGCGGTTCAATACAACGCTATcttaaatattcaaaaataacgtcaaaaacaaattctccGAGTCTTTCGCAGAGCTGAATTATTGTTTGCATGGACTCACCGTAAGTGGATGCCAGACGGCGCCTGAGTGGATGCACACCACAGAACGGAATCTTGTAACTGTCACATATGACACTAAAGCTAAATCCTGTGGCACATATGCCGTTAAAAAGAGCTTACTGGAATGGCTCTTCAATATAGCCTCCGAAACTAAATAATCATCGGTAAAACAGTCACTAACAGTTACTAAAAGCAAAATTGGACATCACTACACCTTCGACTAGACTTGGACAGCCAACTAGTCGTTGACCGGTATGAGACTTGAAAGACAGGACACCAGGCTTACTTTCTCCAGAGATTCGTtgacttaaaaagaaaaactttacCAAGCAAGGGGTCttgttattcttattcttattcttattctgaGGCTTGAGTGCTTCTCATTTTGATAAAAGCTTCACTGGCTTCACTTATGTAAATTGCTACTAGTTAGAATGAGAACAACTCATTAACATAGGAAAAGCAGGGACGTTTGAATAATAAcgaggtcaactccagcctagGTGCCATTTTAAGGCATCGTCTGTAAGCTCAGAACTGTAAAAAAACGCTATTTAAGATAATGTCTGATTATTGGGTTGCTatgtatggcaatccagtcgaaatctgtgttgaatttctccgtttttttcTCCGTCGGAAGACAGAAAAGCTGCGCAGTTGGGTCTTTTCTggcactcccctgctaagtattctCTTTGTtcctagagtcttctgcgcgtatctttGCTACAGTCCTGTAGGCTTAAGACGATTATAGAAATGCGTTGATTCAGGTAGATTTTATCCGTTGGAAAATGCGAATAGGGTTTTattggatccttaaacaaaaatttacctttatggagctcaaggatggaacttcaattggataaacaacacaagcggtgaaaaatgattatctggaatcttaaaagcgataAGTAATAAACTTCGACATTAATTGCATttttcgccgtcggatatcaaagtgagctgtttttctaatattttactaagtATAATGTTATGTGCAGTGCACGACACTggaaccaaatggcaaattctctgtTAACTCtttctggttggatatgggttTGACAAAGTCAGAGAAGGAATCGAGTCTCTTTAGTGGAACTATTTATGGTTTCATTTATCTGTGCTCAAATctacacagtcttcaggtaaaaaaaaagcaacaacaacaacaaacggaaatttTACTAATTCTCGTTAGTCAAGAATTGTTTGAAAGAAGGGTTGTTGTCCATTTTACACTTGGGTGGATTCTTACGCGCTTTGGGATTCGACGCACACTAACTTGACAAGTCACGCATCCGTTATTTGCACGACAGAAAAAAGTGCTTTGCATTTCAACAGGCAAAAGTTCAAAACTTAAAAGACgatgtttaattattttgtttattgcaGGTTATGTCGTCTCGTTCTAGAAAAGAATCATGAAAGGGTATTGGTTGCAAAGAGATGGGAACTGTTTGACACAATCACCGAAATTGAGAGTTCGAATTTGCCTTTGCGGTGGATCGCAAACAACTAGTGATCAAAGATCTGCCGTAGCACGTGcggatcaaaaaaaaaaaaaaaaacattaacacgttgatttgattttgatatTTCCCATTGcgcagcaaccaatcagaagcgacatgaaaccacaaactaattatcGTTCCTGGTTGCAGTTTAGTTTTCTCGCGCTAGATTGGCTTTATacttgaaacacaataacatttcataaatatttctaaTGTTCCCGGTTTTCGGATTGTCAGAGTGACAAATACATTTCTACATACAAGAAATTCCCACAGCAAGTTTTCCTGCTCAGATAGGAGACAATTTAAAACTGATCTTTTAGGCCATTGACCTCTCTTTCCAACGTTTCATTAAAAGGATTGCGTGATTTGTTGAGTGAGTAAATGTCCAATTACAGAGTGCGTAAGATTCTAGCCAATCGGACAGGGGTGCAGCAATCCCTGTAAAACTGCAAAATATAAGAACAAGCTTGTGGCAGCCATTGCGCAGGCGGACTATATCTAGGTTTTTACTAACGTTTCGAGTTACACGTCCGGCTACGTGCAGGTTACCTGCTTTTAGCCagtttgatttttaaaaataagtAGTGTTTAATTTCTGGACTGATAATTTGTTAGGGTGTTTGACAATGAGTACAAAACTTTCAGGAGGACAAACGCATACCAAGAGCAAGCCAGTTTACGCTCACAGAGCGTCTAGTTTGTGATACACAGATGTTAGGTTCAATTTGCCCAATCTCAAGTGTGAACCTTGTTGCTGTTTCTTAGTGCttgactttatttattttctaaattaGAAAACCTTCAAAACCACAACTAAAAGGAATGCAATTTGTACTGTGTATATGAGCACGTGCATGGAATTAACTTTTCTTAGGACATATGTTAAAGCAAATTTTCTAATATCTTAGGCAATATTTTCAAGACGGTTTTATTGTATGCAAGCGTTCTAAAGCACGGTGCTAAGAACGAAAGATAGGAAATTAAAGCGTGCAAACCAAGTCAAGTGTCGCAAACAACCTCGTCCCTAGAAGTTAATTTAAGTAAATTTCCCACAGAAAAATGCATTAGGGGAATGCCGAATTTCCGTCAATGTTGTTGGAAATACAACGACTGATGAGTTTGTAAGACCGACCATGTTAGTTATCTTAGTTTAGTTATCTGTAGGGTTAGCTTTCCCGCGGTAGTCAGCACGTGTTGGTGTAAAGGACCGTGGAAACTTCGGTTTCCGCTGCTATCAGTTAATCCAACAATTTAATTAACTCACATTTATCTAAGCTGAAGAGTCTACCCCAAGTATGTACCACTAGCTTTCCCGCCTTTGTTGCTGAGAGTTTTATGATCACGTTTCTGTAacttttcaaactcttttaCCAGCTATAGCTGTATTTGGCACTGAAAGCTTACTCTCGAAAGTACTTTACTCAGGAGAACCTTGTAGCACTCACTTATTCGACTAGTTCAGGTGCTACGCCCTGGGCACCTAATCATACGTCCAGGCTGTTACCTTGTTGTCCTTTATTCTTGGAAGGAAATGTGTtgattaaccaatcacagctcAGCAAGTGCATATTTAAACGCCAGCTTTTAGCATTGTGATGACAGAGTTCGCTGCCGgcaacggcagagtgctgaagttTCAAGCCAGAATAATGAAGTTAAAACATAGAAGCTGTGGCTACAAAATCGACTGTCTCGTAACACATATATCACGGACTACAATCGGCCAGTTTTAGTTTTAGTTCTTTACATTTGAAACCAGTACAATACTCCTTGCGCATCCAAGGCCTGATCGCTCATTTTTAGAGCAATGATAAATCGACGTCGATATAAATGGTGTGTTTTGAACGGTTTTCAAAGAGTTTACTTACGAAAAGATATATCGCTAATATCTGTGTAGTTTTAAAATAGAGTGTAAAAGTGGGATTACGGAGGAATGAGCAAATTACGCGAACGCACGTGATTTCAAGTCAATTTCACGTAAACGCGTAATCGTGTAAGGTAAGGACCCGTGAATACCTAAGAGCAAAAAGGAACCTCGCTTCCATGCCCggagatcccatgagatttCGAAGCAAGCTACGTGCAGTAAGAGAAGAAAAACCGCACATCTGACTCTAACCATTtataggaggcagtgtggcccagtggttagggcgcttgccttgagaaaTTGAAACGTGCAAACCAAGTTAATTGTCGCAAACAACCTCCTCCCTCGCAGTTAATTTAAGTGAATGCATTAGGAAAAAGCCAGATTTCCGCTGATGTTGTTTGGAAACACGAGGACCGTTTTAGCGGCTATTTCTGATTAGTTTGTAAGACCGACCATGTTAGTTATCTTAGCGTACTTATCTGTAGCGTTAGCTTTCCCGCGGTTAGCCGGCACGGGTTGGTGTAAAGAACCGATTGAAGATTGAAGTGTCTAGCACAAGTATTGCTGAGGGTTTTAGAATCACGTTTGTACAAACTTTTAAGCTCTTTGATCAGCTATAACTGCCTATTTGGCACCCAAAGCTTACTCTCCAAAGTGCTTCTCTAAGGAAAACCTTGTAACTTTTTGTGAAACTCACTTATTCGCCTAGTTCAGGTGCAACACCCGGGGCACGTAATCATACGCCCAGGCTGTCACCTTTGTTCTTCAAAGGAAATGTATtgattaaccaatcacagctcAGCAAGAGCAGTTTTTAGTAGTTTGATGACAGAGTTGGCTGCCGGCAACGGGAGAATGCTGAAGTTTCACGCCAGAATAAAGAAGTTAAAACACTGAAGCTGTGCCTACAAAATCTGTCTCGTAACAAATTTCTGGAGGATGAACCGGGTACAGACTATCTGGTAAAAGAAGCCAATCAGTCCCAGCCAAACCGCGAGTTCTGTTCGTAAAACAGTTCAGTTTAATGTTATGGGTCGGGGAAGCCAAGGCAGAACTTTCTAAGCCGCCTAACTTTCAATGTGGGGCTTGCTTAAGGCGATCACCATAACCGACCCTTCTGCTAGCTCTATtatgttttctttccttgtgccgctcaatttaatttcttaatGTTCCCGTCAACCTTTGCGTTGATTTGTTTTTAGCCCATAGATTCAAAAGAATTGAATACACTTGCAAATCGAGGCAGATAAATCCTGCAGTTCGGCGAGTAGATGGGTGATTACGCGAAGTAAGGCGAAATTGATGTCCACGCTAGAACTTCTAGGGTTCCACAATCACTTCAGATTAGTGACGGGGTGTGCAGAAATACAATTAGTCACGGAGGGCCAGAGTCAAcccaaaattattattattactattactattactattactattacgataactattattattattattattattattattattattactattactattatgattaatactactattattatgattattactattactatgacagtttgaaacttttgaatGTCAATACCTTAAAGCTACCTGGGGCGTTAATCGTAACCCAGGAGCTCCTTAAAAACAGATACCTTTCTTTCGTATTTatctttcattttgttttgatagTTGTTTTGTGTCGTTTGTGATGTTgagcttttttgttttttccatcctTTATGCAGAAGGAACGCTACAGTGACTGCGTAAAGCGCACAGTTTGCGATCCACAGATAAACAAAGGGGTCGTTAGTTTGGAAACTCGTGGTTTTTGTCAGTTCGGTGATGGCTTTATtgatgttttcaatttctttttgacttggtctttcttttgttctggTGTCAATGTCCCGATTCATGAATTCCCCGGGCTCTGAACTAATTGAGTCAAATATCTTGATAGCCGAGTCCAACAAAAGCTTTGTTTCTTGACACAGCGATTCCTGTGGGACAGAGTGCTGTAACTCTGGCTCATTTGCATTTTCAAAAGTTTGTGTTTGCAAAGATTGAGAATTATTATCAAGCATATCGCagatttctctttcattttcagTAGGTGGTCTCCTTGTCCCAACTCGTTCGCAAATAGTTTCTCCAACATTCCCCAGTGATTTTTCCTGCCTCGCCGCTTGATCTCTTAGGTTCTGGCACGTAAAATCATGACCCCTGGTATCCCAATTCGTCccctattactattactattattattattattattattattattattattattattattattattactattactattacgataactattattattattatgcagtatgtagtacgtaagtatgcttacaaatataagtaggaaaaggcactattgtgtaacaatccctactgttaaacctatttacaaaccaattggtaataactaacgaaccaacatttgagaaaggaacaagagtttatattccttaataactcgtcgaaaccttgaatgacctagctatgtttagggtgtacgataaaactgccttctgcatattaaacaaaacctggttccctctatccaaacctaaaaacttcctaactttctccgccgtctccatagagtagcctcctagtacatcaactatcacattaaactgtgtgatagtgtggccggggaactgttggcgcatctcccatctcaacggcgcatacttgtcagttttctcctgttccttctgttctctgttggaaacccaagggcagctcatctcaataaggatcaccttcttctcctttctgtccacaattctcgcatcgattctgtttgccctgacttccgtattttcagcaaatactgggacatcccagtacgcgcacgctcggtcattcttgtactcgggtttaggtgagactggagagtaccaaggggggatacactggataagatctaagtctttcaggaactcgaagaaaaggattttcaaggctgcATTGTGTCTCTGCATGTACTTTGTCTGTGCCAAGGTACCACATCCGCTAATCACGTGGGCCATAGATTCAGGCCCTTTTCCACACATACGACACGTGGTATCCGAGGTGGTCAGCGTCTTCGTCTTGCTCTGGTGGTACAGCTTAGTGGGGAGTAATTGCTGGTATAACTCATAGATTCCAGCAACAGTATGCACAGGTGCAGACTTCCACTTACTAAGCCAGGTGAAGCAGTCAATAACTTTGTTATCATCCCATctttctccgaacagctttccttgccacctctgCTCTCTTACTTCCCTCAtgcttctctcttcttctctcgcTCGTAATGTTCTCCCTACTCCTTTAACATGTGCTTCCTCACCTGAGTCAGTTTGACAGTCTCTGCAAGCAAACCTTTGAAGCTCCCCACAGAACAGAGCTGTCCTCTTGCTTAGAATTTTCTAAAACTCCCAAAAACTTGTAAGTTTCTCCCTTCTTCAGATTTTGTATGACCTGCCTTTCTCCGATGGCAGTGCCTCCCAAACTGCTGTCCAATGAACCTCTCCTTACATGAGCTGTAGAACACTTCTTCTCGTTCCACTCCAAACCGACATCTGCCATGGCTTCCTTAACTGTCTTCATTACTCTCTCAAGTTTATCCTTCGACGCTGCATATATCTTCATATCATCTATGTATAGCAAGTGCGTAATCTTGCCATTCAGTGGTCTTGACAGCTTGTATCCTTCCGATGCTTTCAACTTCCAAGATATTGGGTTAAGGCATAAAGTGAACAACCTCGGACATAAAGCGTCGCCCTGTGGAAGGCCTTTGTTGAACCTTATGACGTCAGAGGTTTCATACCCTTCCTTTGTTCTGGCCGTGATCTTCGTATTCCAGCTTTCACACAGACTCGCCACTGTTCTGCACATCCATAAGGGGAATTTGTGCATCGTCATCATTTCTTGCAACCAAGCATGGCTTACAGAATCGAACGCCTTTCGCACGTCGATCCAAGCCATGTTTAGGTTCCTGCTTCCATTTCGACTATCTCGACAAACCATTCTGTCAATCATTAAGTTGTCCAAGGTCCCACTGCACTTGGTCCTGGCTCCCCTTTGCTCTTCTTCTAACAGGTTGTGTGTCTCCAGATGTTCGTCCATTGGTGACAATAAGCAGGTGGTGAACCACTTATACTGCGTGTTCAAACAGGTTATAGGCCTCTGGTTCTGACTGGAGAGCTCGCCCGGCTTAGGGATCAAATTGGTTCTCCCTCCTGTGAACCAGCTGGGATATCCGACTTCGCCCGTTAAGATGGTCTTGAAGCTAGCTGCAGTCCCTTCATGTAAAGTGACAGCCCTTTTCCACCAGTAGTTTGCAATTCTATCGGGGCCCGGGGCACTCCAGTTGCGTTTTTTCTTGATCGCGTCTGCACACTTCGTCTGGTTAAGTTGGAAACTGTCTTGCCGAGGGACTGGGACTAGCTTTTCAAACGCTCTTCTCACTTCCACTAACCACCCAGGTTTAGTATTCGCAGTGGAGCCACTCGTCTCCCAAAGATGTTTCCAGTAACTACAGGCGTCTTGAATACTTTCAAAAACCATTTCGTCATCCTTACTCGTTTGCTTAGTTGTTTTATAATTGGGCTTGTTGTTGTCGGCGTCTTGCTCAACCATTCTGCTAAATTGTGCAAAGACACCACCAGGGTCAGCATGGAAACGGGTGTTCAAATCTCTTGCCTCCTCCTGCTTTTTCTTTCGCATAAACGCTCTTTTCGCTTTACGGAGGTCTGACTTTTTTCTCTCGATGTATGTGACAATGCTCGCCGCTGACAACTTTCCACACTCCTTCTCGAGCATTGATCTGTTcttttttcccttgtttgtgATCTTTT
The Montipora foliosa isolate CH-2021 unplaced genomic scaffold, ASM3666993v2 scaffold_479, whole genome shotgun sequence genome window above contains:
- the LOC137989867 gene encoding uncharacterized protein, which translates into the protein MSDDHLSERTRAARHTTRLKWTAQMNSDVLECKAKAKELTELQDPPRYADGKKRGYMSVLKELWDERGYFHLGLSELHLRNQAAYLERVMGNVQDTILRNAKGTESETGQPVEEGTLLYEVQEPSINESEQATSGLHMANENNHLEGPQFLEETNLDAREILEGAIPIFASVNSNTGDFSSRDIDTRVKQRPTQSDINTINTVINELRRREERHTLDPIRNPFGYLWLANCILYSVVVAFLIHKGWKKEPGTTERRKRKTPSERIKEAFVKQATEIRKKISIAVAELDRIKGNKKITNKGKKNRSMLEKECGKLSAASIVTYIERKKSDLRKAKRAFMRKKKQEEARDLNTRFHADPGGVFAQFSRMVEQDADNNKPNYKTTKQTSKDDEMVFESIQDACSYWKHLWETSGSTANTKPGWLVEVRRAFEKLVPVPRQDSFQLNQTKCADAIKKKRNWSAPGPDRIANYWWKRAVTLHEGTAASFKTILTGEVGYPSWFTGGRTNLIPKPGELSSQNQRPITCLNTQYKWFTTCLLSPMDEHLETHNLLEEEQRGARTKCSGTLDNLMIDRMVCRDSRNGSRNLNMAWIDVRKAFDSVSHAWLQEMMTMHKFPLWMCRTVASLCESWNTKITARTKEGYETSDVIRFNKGLPQGDALCPRLFTLCLNPISWKLKASEGYKLSRPLNGKITHLLYIDDMKIYAASKDKLERVMKTVKEAMADVGLEWNEKKCSTAHVRRGSLDSSLGGTAIGERQVIQNLKKGETYKFLGVLENSKQEDSSVLWGASKVCLQRLSN